One bacterium genomic window, CCCCTGCATGAGGGACCTAAACGTGGCCGCCCGTCCGACCACCGCTCCCTCATTTGCCGCGACCCGGGCCAACAGGTCCGCTACCAACCCAGACTCTCGTCGGTGGTGGTCGGCGAGGGCTACAGGAAGCGTGCGTTCCTGGACCTCGGCGAGGGTGGCATAAGAAGGCAGCGGCACGGTCTCGATCACCTGCGCTCGGACTGCGTCCGGGAGAAGCTTACGCACGGTGGTGGCCGCCTCCTCGGGGCCTCCGATGATCACACGGTCGATGTGGCGGTCAACCAGTGCTCGCGCCGTAGCCTGTGCAACCCCCTGCCAGAACTGCCGCCGGTGCTCGTCGACCCTTGCGTCAAACGTGTCGGCTTGGGCCCCGCGGCCGACGCCAGCACCGATCCGCCGCGTGTACGTGTCCGACCGCCCGGATTTGAAACGCCAGTCCCGGGTGTCCAGCTCCAGCGTCTCATCCTCGACCACCGTCGTCCGCCCCAGATAGGCCACGGCGATCCGCGCATGCTCCAGGTAGACGGCGACGATGGCGTACGCTTTGTACTCACTCGTTGCCCAGAGCAGAGGCGTGAGGTCGGGCCGTCCAAACTGCACACGGTTTGGAAGTGGAAATGGCAAGGAGTATTCGCGCCAGAGCTTTGGCGCCGCGAAGATGGCTAACCCCCGACCGCGCGCGGGAGCCGTGCCGATATATGCCAGCACTTTGCGCCCCGTCCGGAGCGCCCCGCCGCGATCGGGTCCAACAATGCCGGCAAGGGTCTGACGCATGGCCTGGCGCAGCCAGATGCGATACGCGGGATTCGAAATCTGATGCTCGGGTTTGGTCGGATCCACGTCAAGCGAGATGGAGAAGACGTCCTGACGGGCAACGCCCATCAGATCTTCGAGCTCCTCGACATCGATCATGATACCATCTCCTCGGCGGAGACCTCAGCATCCCGTATCGTGTGGAAGG contains:
- a CDS encoding VLRF1 family aeRF1-type release factor: MIDVEELEDLMGVARQDVFSISLDVDPTKPEHQISNPAYRIWLRQAMRQTLAGIVGPDRGGALRTGRKVLAYIGTAPARGRGLAIFAAPKLWREYSLPFPLPNRVQFGRPDLTPLLWATSEYKAYAIVAVYLEHARIAVAYLGRTTVVEDETLELDTRDWRFKSGRSDTYTRRIGAGVGRGAQADTFDARVDEHRRQFWQGVAQATARALVDRHIDRVIIGGPEEAATTVRKLLPDAVRAQVIETVPLPSYATLAEVQERTLPVALADHHRRESGLVADLLARVAANEGAVVGRAATFRSLMQGEVKTLVVARDLEGDIWQCTQCQYLSTTPIGTCPGCGGAVDRAPLRQMLPTVARRHGTGIEAVGPSTSSQLTDGIGALLRYRSPHEVV